GCGCCCGGGTCGGCTGCATGCCGTCCAAGGCACTGATCCAGATCGCCGAGGACATGGCGCGCCGCGAGGTGCTGGCCAAGGAGGGCATCGAGGGCGGCGAGGCGCTGCGGGTGGACCGGGCGGCGGCCATGGAGCGGGTCGAGGACCTGCGCGACCTGTTCGTCGACCAGGTGCTGGCGACCAGCATCGACGAGCTTTCGCCGGAGCAGTTCATCGAGTCCCATGCCCGTTTTGTTTCGCCCACCGAGCTGGAGGTCGAGGGCGGGCGGGTGCGCGCCCGCCGCGTGATCATTGCCACCGGCTCGCGGCCGCTGGTGCCCGCGCCCTGGCAGGCCTTCGGCGACCGGGTGCTGACCACCGACGATTTCTTCGAGCTCGACGGCCTGCCCGACCGCATGGCGGTGATCGGCCTGGGCGTGATCGGCCTGGAGCTGGGCCAGGCGCTGGCGCGGCTCGGCATCGAGGTCACCGGTTTCGATCTGGCCGGGACCATCGGCGGGCTCACCGACCCGGTGGTGGCCGCCGAGGCGGCGGAGGTGATCGGCAAGGAGTTCCCGCTGCACCTGGGCCGGGCGGCCGAGGTGACCGAGGCCGGAGACGGCGCCCTGCGGGTGAGTAACGGCGAGGTCGAGGTCACGGTGGACAAGGTGCTGGTGGCCATCGGCCGCACGCCCAATGTCGAGTCCCTGGGCCTGGAGAACCTGGGTTGTGCGCTGGACGATCGCGGCATCCCGCTGTTCGATCCGCACACCCTGCAGGTGGGCGATCTGCCGGTGTTCATTGCCGGCGACGTCACCGGGACCCGGCCCATCCTGCACGAGGCCAACCACGAGGGCCGCATCGCGGGCTACAACGCCTGTGCCGAGCGGCCGCGGCGCTTTGCGCGCAAGACGCCCTTCACCATCGTGTTCTCCGATCCCAACATCGTCGAGGTGGGCGCATCGCTCGCCGAACTGGAGGGCGAGGACATCGTCATCGGCGAGGGCAGCTTCCGGCCGCTGGGCCGCGCCCTGATCATGGCCAAGAACAAGGGGCGGCTGCGGCTGTACCTGCGCCGGCGCGACGGACGCCTGCTCGGTGCCAACGTCTTCGCGCCCAAGGGCGAGCATCTCGGCCATTTGCTGGCCTGGTGTATCGAGCGCGGCAGCACCTTGCGCGAACTGCTGCAGATGCCCTTCTACCATCCCACGCTGGAGGAGGGGCTGCAGTCGGCGCTGAACAGCCTCAAGGCTGAGCTGGACCTGGGGGTGGACTATCCGCCGGAGCTGACGCCGCTGGACTGACGTCGCCGTCCCGGTCGGCGTGCTCCGGCTGCGGCAGTGTCAGCAGTTCGCCGGCCGTCGCCTCGCTGAGGCGGTACGCCAGGCCCAGCGCGGGGCGCAGCAGCGCCGTCCCCTCGTCGTCGCGGCGGATCAGGAAGCGGATGCCTTCGCCGCTTGCGGTACGCAGTTGTACGGCCTCGCCCGCGTCCGCCGTGTCCTCCACCGATCGCACCCAGAGTGCCCGTGCCTCCTCCCAGGCGGTCACGAACTGCTGGATGTCGTCGGCGGACAGTGCCGGTCGCGGCGGGTCGAGCTGCCAGTGGCCCTGCGCGTCGCGTTCCAGTCGCTGCCCCGGCAGGATGATGGCCGACAGCCGGGTGCCCGGCGGCAGCAGGCGGCGGCTGGCGAGCTGGGCGCGACTGGCCCGCAGCAGCGGGCCGTAGCGGTCGTCGATGAGATGGATGCGCTGCCCCACCTGCAGGTAGCGCAGGCCTTCCAGCGGTTCGGTGGCGCCGAAGCGGAAGGGCTGGCCGTCGAACTCGATGACCGCCACCGGCGGCTCCAGCCCCACGGCCTGCGTATCCAGGTCGCTCAGGTCATAGCTGCGCACGGCGACTTCCGCGAGCAGGCCGAGCAGGGTGTCGACCTGGAAGCGGTCCGCCGGCACGGGCGGGTCGCCCGCCAGCCGCCAGTGGTCGCCCTCGCGCTCGAGCACCCGTGTCTGGTCGTCGTGGCGGATGCGGATCTGCTGCACCTTCGCTGCATCCAGGGTGCTGATGCGCGTCGGCGGCGGCTGTTCCAGCCCCGGCCGCAGCCAGGCCAGCACGCCGAGCACGGCCACCACCAGCAGCAGGAACAGATTGAGACGGTTGCGACGCATGCCGGCCCTCTCAGCGCTTGCGCCGGCGCAGCCAGATCGCCAGCCCGGTCACCAGCAGCAGCGCAGGCAGCACGAACAGGAAGCCGATGCCGATCACGCCCTGCGCGGTGCGGCCCAGTTCCAGGGTCTGGTCCGGGGCGGAGCGGGCGCGGATGCTGATGAAGGCGTCCTCCCCGGCCAGCCAGTGCACGATGTTGAGCCCCAGGTCCAGGTTGCCGCCGTTGCCGAGGAAGGCATTGGACAGGAAGTCTCCGTCGCCGACGACCACCACCCGCTGGCTGCGCGGGCTGCCTTCGTCGGTACCCTCGGCGTCCAGGCTGCGGGTGAAGGCCAGGCCCAGGTCCAGCGGGCCGGGCCGCTCGTCGGTGTCGGGGTCGTAGCGCAGTTCGGGCGCGTCCAGCGGGCCGGTCTCGGTCCAGGTGCGGGGCAGGGTGGTGAGGAAGGACTCGGCCTGCCAGATGTCGCCGCGCTCGCTTTCCAGCGCGGCGGCATGCGGGAACAGGGTCAGGACATCGAGGTCGCGGGTGATGGCATGGGCCGGGTACTCCGGCACCAGCACGAAGTCGGGATTCTGGATGCCGAACAGCCGGGTGGTGGGGTCGACGATGACGCCCGGCAGGAACTGGATGCCGAGCAGGTCGGCGAGGTTGTCCAGTCCGTGGCTGTCGCCCGGTTCGGCCAGCCACAGCAGGTTGCCGCCCTGCTCGACGTAATGGCGGATGCGGCGGGCCTCCCCCGGCAACAGCGCGACCTGCGGCCCCGCGATCACCAGCACGCCGACGTTGTGCGGGATCTCCGGGGTCTGCGCCAGATTCAGGGTCTGCACCTTCAGGCCCTGGCCCTCCAGGGTGCGGCCGAATTCGCCCAGGTCGTGGTTGGCCTGGCCCTGCGGATCGCGCTCGCCATGGCCGGAGAGGAAGGCAATCCAGCGCTCGCCCTGGCGCGCCACCCGCATCAGCGCGTTGGTCAGTGCCTGCTCGCTCAGTTCCTGCACCCGTTCGCTGCGGCCCTGGTAGGCGACCCGCAGTTCGCCGTCGTGGGTGATGCCGAGTTCGCGCACCCGCTCGGGTTCGGCGTCCGGATTGACGAAATGCAGTTCGATGTCGGGTTTCTCGCGCCGGTAGCGGTCGACCAGGTCGCGGATCTGGGCGCGCAGGGTTTCGTTCTCGCGGGCGAAGGCGGTGATGATCACCGACCCCTCCAGCCGCGCCAGCAGCCGCGCGCTTTCCTGTGACAGGCTGTTGCGGGCATTGGCGGTCCAGTCGGCCTGGATGACGTACTGGTTGGACAGCCAGGCGGCGAGCCCGACCGCGGCCAGCAGCAGCAGGGTGGTCAGGTAGCGCTGCAGGCGCAGGGTGCGGCGGGTGCGCGGGTTGACGTCCATGGCGGATCCTCAGTGCGGCAGCCGCTGCGCATCGAGGCGCTGCACGGTGAGTGCCAGGAAGGTGACGACGAACAGCAGGTAGTAGGCCACGTCGGCGCTGTCGAACAGGCCCTTCAACAGCGATTCGTAGTGGCGCAGGATCGACAGCCAGGCCAGCAGCTCGCTGGCCTGGGCGCCGGTGTTGCCGGCCCAGTCGATGATCCACAGCAACAGCAGCAGGCCGAAACTGCTGATCGCGGCGATGGTCGGCTGTTCGGTGAGGCTGGACATGAACAGGCCGGCGGCGGTGAAGGCCGCCACCAGCAGCACCAGACCCAGCAGGCCCGAGGCCAGCTTGCCCCAGTCCAGCGTGGTGCCCACTGCCAGTGACAGCGGCATCAGCGTGACCAGGCCGACCAGGATCAGGAAGAAGCCAAGCAGGCCGAGATACTTGCCGAGCACGATCTCGCTCATCGAGACGGGTGCGGAGAACAGCAGGGTGAGGGTACGGGTACGGCGTTCCTCGGCCAGGCTGCGCATGGTGATGAGCGGCGCGACCAGCAGCAGCACCACGGCGGTATTGCCGAACAGGGGCGCGACCACGATGTCGGTCACGCCCGGGGCGCCATCCACGGCGGCCAGCCGCGGCGCCAGCATGAGAAAGGTGTCGATCTGCACCAGGAACAGGTAGGCGAGCAGGAAGGTCACCACGGCCAGGACCGACCAGGCCAGCGGCGACAGGAACAGGCTGCGCAGTTCACGTCCGGCCAGGGTGAGGATCATCAGGCGGCCTCCCCGGCGGCGAGATCCTGGGTGGTGAGTTCGACGAAGATCTGCTCGAGGGTGCGGCGCTCCGGAATCAGCGCCTCCAGCCCCCAGCGGCGCACGACCGCGGTTTCGGCAATGGCCGGTGCCGGGTTCTCGCCCTCGAAGCGCAGGCGGAAGCGGTGATCGTCGAGGCATTCCACGTTGGTGATTCCGGGCAGCCCCGCCAGTTCGTCGATGGCAGGCGGGTTGTGCAGGCCCAGGATGAGCTGGCGCGCGTGCAGGTGGCTCTCCAGTCCGCTCATGGTGTCGGCGAACACCAGCCGCCCCTGGTGGATGATCTGCACCCGGTTGCAGGTGCCCTGCACCTCGGGAAGGATGTGGGTGGAAAGGATGATGCCGTGGTCCTCGCCCAGTTCGCGGATCAGGGTTCGGATCTCCCGGATCTGGATGGGGTCCAGGCCGACCGTGGGTTCGTCGAGAATCACCACGGCCGGGTTGTGCAGGATGGCCTGGGCGATGCCCACCCGCTGCTGGTAACCCTTCGACAGGTTGCCGATCAGGCGCCGGCCGACCGCACCGAGTCCGCAGCGGTCCTTGGCGCGCGCCACGGCCTCGGCGGTGCGGCGGCGCGGCACGCGGTTGAGCCGGGCGCAGAAGCCCAGGTATTCGTCCACCGTGAGTTCGCGGTACAACGGCGGCTGTTCGGGCAGGTAGCCCAACGACTGCCTGGCCGGACGGGGTTCGTCCAGCAGGTCGTGGCCGGCGATCTCGACCCGCCCGGCGCTGGGGGCCAGGTTGCCGGTGAGCATCTGCATGGTGCTGGACTTGCCGGCACCGTTGGGTCCGAGAAAGCCCAGCACGTCGCCCTTGGCCAGTTCGAAGCTGACATCGTGCACCGCGCAGTGGGGACCATAGTAACGGTACAGGTGTTGCGCCCGGATCAGGATTTCCTTGTCCATATGCATTATGCTCTGTCGCAGACGCAGCTTGCGTGGCCCTATTCTAAACCAAGCGCATGCCGGAAAAAGCCCCTCCCCCGGTCCCACGGACCCGCTACTGCGAGACCTTCGGTTTCGACCGGCACTGGCGCGAGACGCGCCTGCGCCTTCTTGGTCTGTCCGCCGACGATCATGTGCTGGGCGAGATGTTGCAGACGCGCGTGCTCCATGCCCATGCGGCGCGCATTGTCGAGCGTTTCTACGATCACCTCCTTTCCCAGGGCGAGACCCGCGCGCTACTCAACGGTTTCGACCTCGAGCGGCTCAAGCACACCCAGACCGGCTACCTGCGCAGCTTCGGTGTTCGTTTCGACGAGCTGGATTATTTCGAGGAACGCATGCGAGTCGGACTGGTCCATGCATGGGTGCAGGTGCCCCTGTCGGTCTATGTGGCCGCCCACGCCTTTCTGGTACGGCACATGCTGGAGCAGGTCGAGGCCCATGTGGCCGATCGGGCGCTTTGCCACCGGCTGTCTGAGTTCGTGATCAAGGTTGCGGCGCTGGACGTGGGGCTGGCCGGCGAGATGTATCACCAGGCGCAGGTGCGCGAGCTGGAGGGTTCGCTGGAAGCGCTCATGGAAAGCCAGCAGCGGCTGCAGCGGCGTGCCGCCACCGACGAGCTCACCGGCATGCTGAACCGGGGCGCACTGTTCGAGGCGCTGCGACAGGCCATGGACAGCGCTCGCCGCAAGGGCCAGCCACTGGCGCTGATCATGGCCGACCTGGATCACTTCAAGGCGGTGAACGACAGCTATGGCCACCGGGTCGGTGACCGGGTGCTGCGCGACGTCGGCCAGCGCATCAAGTCCGGCCTGCGCGGGTTCGATGTCGTCGGGCGTTATGGCGGCGAGGAATTCATGGCCATCCTCTCGGGCACGCCCCTGGAGACGGCTGCCCTGATCGCCGAGCGTGTCCGCCGCCGGGTAGGGGAGGCGCCGCTGAACCTTGCCGGCCTGAAGCTGAATGTTACCCTCAGCCAGGGCGTGGCCGAGCTGCACGCGGACGATACCCCGGAGCGTTTCATCGAGCGCGCCGACCAGACCCTGTACCGTGCCAAGGCCGAAGGGCGTAACTGTGTGCGGCTGGAGACCGAGCTCGGCGACGACCATGCTGCTGGGCGTTGATACCGGAGGCACCTTCACCGACTTCGTGCTCTACGCAGACGGCGCGTTGCGGGTGCACAAGGTGCTGTCGACGCCCGAGGCGCCGGAGCAGGCGATTCTGACCGGCATCCGCGCGCTGGGGCTGGACCCGGCGCGGCTGTCGGTGGTGCACGGCTCCACGGTGGCGACCAATGCCGTGCTCGAACGCAAGGGCGTGTCCACCGCCTACGTCACCAACCGCGGCCTGGCCGACCTGCTCAGCCTCGGGCGTCAGACCCGTCCCGACCTTTACGATCTGGAACCCGCCCTGCCGCCTCCGCCGGTGCCGCCCGGGCTCTGCCACGAGACCGGTGGCCGGCTGGATGCAAGCGGCGAGACGGTCGAGGTGCTGACCGGGACCGACCTCGATGCCCTCTGTGCGTGGCTGGATACGGTGCGGCCGCGGGCGGTGGCGGTCAATCTGCTGTTCAGCTATGTCGACGACCGCTTCGAGCAGGCGATTGCCGAGCGGCTGGCCGGCCGCGACGACCTGTTCGTGTCGGCGGGCTCGTCGGTGC
The sequence above is drawn from the Thiohalobacter sp. genome and encodes:
- a CDS encoding ABC transporter ATP-binding protein, producing the protein MDKEILIRAQHLYRYYGPHCAVHDVSFELAKGDVLGFLGPNGAGKSSTMQMLTGNLAPSAGRVEIAGHDLLDEPRPARQSLGYLPEQPPLYRELTVDEYLGFCARLNRVPRRRTAEAVARAKDRCGLGAVGRRLIGNLSKGYQQRVGIAQAILHNPAVVILDEPTVGLDPIQIREIRTLIRELGEDHGIILSTHILPEVQGTCNRVQIIHQGRLVFADTMSGLESHLHARQLILGLHNPPAIDELAGLPGITNVECLDDHRFRLRFEGENPAPAIAETAVVRRWGLEALIPERRTLEQIFVELTTQDLAAGEAA
- a CDS encoding GldG family protein, with amino-acid sequence MDVNPRTRRTLRLQRYLTTLLLLAAVGLAAWLSNQYVIQADWTANARNSLSQESARLLARLEGSVIITAFARENETLRAQIRDLVDRYRREKPDIELHFVNPDAEPERVRELGITHDGELRVAYQGRSERVQELSEQALTNALMRVARQGERWIAFLSGHGERDPQGQANHDLGEFGRTLEGQGLKVQTLNLAQTPEIPHNVGVLVIAGPQVALLPGEARRIRHYVEQGGNLLWLAEPGDSHGLDNLADLLGIQFLPGVIVDPTTRLFGIQNPDFVLVPEYPAHAITRDLDVLTLFPHAAALESERGDIWQAESFLTTLPRTWTETGPLDAPELRYDPDTDERPGPLDLGLAFTRSLDAEGTDEGSPRSQRVVVVGDGDFLSNAFLGNGGNLDLGLNIVHWLAGEDAFISIRARSAPDQTLELGRTAQGVIGIGFLFVLPALLLVTGLAIWLRRRKR
- a CDS encoding dihydrolipoyl dehydrogenase — its product is MEREVDVAIIGAGSAGLTAWSQVRRRTDNWVLIDGGELGTTCARVGCMPSKALIQIAEDMARREVLAKEGIEGGEALRVDRAAAMERVEDLRDLFVDQVLATSIDELSPEQFIESHARFVSPTELEVEGGRVRARRVIIATGSRPLVPAPWQAFGDRVLTTDDFFELDGLPDRMAVIGLGVIGLELGQALARLGIEVTGFDLAGTIGGLTDPVVAAEAAEVIGKEFPLHLGRAAEVTEAGDGALRVSNGEVEVTVDKVLVAIGRTPNVESLGLENLGCALDDRGIPLFDPHTLQVGDLPVFIAGDVTGTRPILHEANHEGRIAGYNACAERPRRFARKTPFTIVFSDPNIVEVGASLAELEGEDIVIGEGSFRPLGRALIMAKNKGRLRLYLRRRDGRLLGANVFAPKGEHLGHLLAWCIERGSTLRELLQMPFYHPTLEEGLQSALNSLKAELDLGVDYPPELTPLD
- a CDS encoding GGDEF domain-containing protein, translated to MPEKAPPPVPRTRYCETFGFDRHWRETRLRLLGLSADDHVLGEMLQTRVLHAHAARIVERFYDHLLSQGETRALLNGFDLERLKHTQTGYLRSFGVRFDELDYFEERMRVGLVHAWVQVPLSVYVAAHAFLVRHMLEQVEAHVADRALCHRLSEFVIKVAALDVGLAGEMYHQAQVRELEGSLEALMESQQRLQRRAATDELTGMLNRGALFEALRQAMDSARRKGQPLALIMADLDHFKAVNDSYGHRVGDRVLRDVGQRIKSGLRGFDVVGRYGGEEFMAILSGTPLETAALIAERVRRRVGEAPLNLAGLKLNVTLSQGVAELHADDTPERFIERADQTLYRAKAEGRNCVRLETELGDDHAAGR
- a CDS encoding ABC transporter permease subunit, with protein sequence MILTLAGRELRSLFLSPLAWSVLAVVTFLLAYLFLVQIDTFLMLAPRLAAVDGAPGVTDIVVAPLFGNTAVVLLLVAPLITMRSLAEERRTRTLTLLFSAPVSMSEIVLGKYLGLLGFFLILVGLVTLMPLSLAVGTTLDWGKLASGLLGLVLLVAAFTAAGLFMSSLTEQPTIAAISSFGLLLLLWIIDWAGNTGAQASELLAWLSILRHYESLLKGLFDSADVAYYLLFVVTFLALTVQRLDAQRLPH
- a CDS encoding DUF4340 domain-containing protein, which translates into the protein MRRNRLNLFLLLVVAVLGVLAWLRPGLEQPPPTRISTLDAAKVQQIRIRHDDQTRVLEREGDHWRLAGDPPVPADRFQVDTLLGLLAEVAVRSYDLSDLDTQAVGLEPPVAVIEFDGQPFRFGATEPLEGLRYLQVGQRIHLIDDRYGPLLRASRAQLASRRLLPPGTRLSAIILPGQRLERDAQGHWQLDPPRPALSADDIQQFVTAWEEARALWVRSVEDTADAGEAVQLRTASGEGIRFLIRRDDEGTALLRPALGLAYRLSEATAGELLTLPQPEHADRDGDVSPAASAPADSPPPGPAQP